A section of the Oryzias latipes chromosome 10, ASM223467v1 genome encodes:
- the hmgxb3 gene encoding HMG domain-containing protein 3 isoform X5 has product MEAMDKMEVSEVVEVTEEVTSTQTKGTTPKKRTSTHQEVNVEKPKKPRSAYLLYYFDIHQIMQLESPNLPQSEVNKRISEGWKRLSVSERSYYLEKAKMEKDGVESLSQSSCKHLPGFRKILPRATCFLLPNGNSLTHQPGGGLSVKSENVPEACSPSTSVTSEVQFLSPEVELTEHHIVTEEATEETAAGFADFTVGGVALKGNEAQLMDSCYNQGEATQVVTVLPTQKLLEPKCLEDAGSVHPVMMISVGTKSEQTVKPIESMSVKTYTRRGRGRCPNPGCSFVYVTRHKPSACPECGSFLGGKWTPARTGNKEAAVLQVGRAGEHQPEKSSKGADQEGSAYAGRTKTSGNSEESKSQRSSKKQPSTESPPGGSSTELQTQMQKVKARPKVPIPPRQNRSSSIVQKRPVRPILPAPYNTAAPQDNLSGLKPSTLKQLGQPVPPTTANQNSAGKRQLVSSLKDGGLNILSVVPLEPRTVSSFDLGLSTARGRGRCRNPACDYMYKNRHKPAKCPKCDCELTQKKSKAKKSETLLDPYKPLTPGQIEIQRQNTVQLLRTSLQIPESDSDLQETLSLIEELNDLKVILLERGNGEDGTDTKTLLESGWPQMYESAATHCGLCNYPLFKGGKRTIAESEDCWLLTDKLLQAVTLHVKVCLNPQCLALHSFTDLHPGLFNVGNRLLVSINLFLKIRNSLKQGQSPSQAAATALDHNPNHTIHNLCLEDSSQIQELLLSGYWAFESLTVRDYNDMICGVCGVAPKIEISQRDTSNVLELKSVEFTWPTFLAPDEVLVDDFWLTMESEAIEQAAFPADIPITRVDASIIAPFIPPLMRNLTVINTEKDKLLSQTEQPSGDPSVLVRLIHDGLLRLDKIEDHNEDELRGILERCGISVSPGCTKKELLASLVNFYTRVYSGLPSAAQPSSHLTAGKLSKVCPHKVVSSSKYLVRGETARDHVDLLLSSRFWPPVYVCDCAHEVALCTDLQYPNMATQMWGRNQGSFCDPFEKPECVSCEELQEQTYHTDLSLSLESQQTHPITKSSSCWTVHPPPGANQKLPPAEHHSMALCRQLEPYIHAVSEAVTAKVEENATAEKDKPNQILFNNPAYYYLYNRLVDYLSSKDIVSQQITHVLKACQPGEVVIRDSLYRLGVAQINTKEEVKGMEGQTEEEGSETHEGCSG; this is encoded by the exons TTATCTCAGAGTTCCTGTAAACATCTACCAGGCTTTCGCAAAATCCTACCCAGAGCCACTTGCTTTCTGTTACCCAACGGCAATTCCTTAACTCATCAGCCAGGAGGCGGTCTGTCAGTTAAATCGGAGAATGTTCCTGAAGCCTGCTCGCCCTCCACCTCTGTCACCTCAGAGGTCCAGTTTCTATCTCCGGAGGTGGAACTAACTGAGCATCACATTGTCACTGAAGAGGCTACAGAGGAAACCGCTGCA GGCTTTGCTGACttcacagtgggtggagtggcCCTCAAAGGAAATGAGGCCCAGCTTATGGACAGCTGCTACAACCAGGGGGAAGCTACACAGGTGGTCACAGTCCTACCCACACAG aaactccTGGAGCCCAAGTGTTTAGAAGATGCTGGTTCTGTGCATCCAGTGATGATGATCTCAGTAGGAACCAAATCAGAGCAGACAGTCAAGCCAATAGAGTCGATG tCTGTGAAGACATACACCAGGAGAGGTCGAGGGAGGTGTCCAAACCCGGGCTGCTCGTTCGTGTACGTCACCCGTCACAAGCCTTCCGCGTGTCCTGAATGTGGGAGCTTTTTAGGTGGAAAGTGGACGCCTGCT AGGACAGGAAACAAAGaggctgctgtgctgcaggtgGGTCGTGCAGGTGAACATCAGCCCGAGAAGAGCAGCAAAGGAGCGGATCAGGAAGGGAGCGCTTATGCCGGCAGAACCAAAACCAGCGGGAACAGTGAGGAAAGCAAAAGTCAGCGGAGCTCCAAAAAACAACCCTCAACCGAATCGCCACCAGGGGGCAGCAGCACTGAGCtccagactcaaatgca AAAAGTGAAAGCCAGGCCCAAAGTCCCGATTCCTCCCAGACAGAACAGGAGCTCCTCTATTGTGCAGAAGCGACCAGTCAGACCCATCCTCCCCGCTCCTTATAACACAG CAGCTCCTCAAGATAACCTCTCGGGCCTCAAACCCAGCACTCTGAAGCAGCTCGGCCAGCCAGTTCCACCAACCACAGCTAACCAG AACTCAGCAGGCAAAAGGCAGCTTGTGTCTTCGCTGAAGGACGGAGGACTGAACATCTTGTCCGTCGTGCCTTTGGAACCACGCACAGTTTCAAGCTTC GACCTGGGTCTGTCCACAGCTCGAGGCAGAGGTCGCTGTAGGAATCCAGCGTGTGATTATATGTATAAGAACAGACACAAACCTGCAAAGTGTCCAAAGTGTGACTGTGAGCTGacacagaagaaaagcaaagcgAAAAAG TCTGAGACTTTGCTGGACCCATATAAGCCCCTGACCCCTGGCCAGATAGAAATCCAGCGACAAAATACCGTGCAGCTCCTGCGTACCTCCCTTCAAATTCCTGAGAGTGACTCTGACCTTCAGGAAACACTTTCCCTCATTGAGGAGCTGAATGATCTGAAGGTTATCTTGCTAGAAAGGGGTAACGGGGAGGATGGTACAGACACTAAAACCCTGCTGGAGTCCGGCTGGCCTCAAATGTATGAGTCAGCAGCGACTCACTGTGGTCTGTGTAACTACCCCCTTTTCAAAGGAGGAAAGAG AACCATCGCAGAGTCGGAGGACTGCTGGCTGCTCACGGATAAACTGCTGCAGGCCGTCACTCTGCACGTCAAAGTGTGTCTCAACCCGCAGTGTTTGGCCCTGCACAGCTTCACAGACCTGCATCCCG GTTTATTTAACGTTGGAAACAGACTACTTGTAAGTATAAACCTGTTCCTGAAGATTAGGAATAGCCTGAAGCAGGGCCAGTCCCCCTCTCAGGCGGCTGCAACAGCATTGGACCACAACCCAAATCATACCA TTCACAACTTGTGCCTGGAAGACTCTTCTCAAATTCAAGAGCTTCTCCTGAGTGGATACTGGGCCTTTGAGAGTCTCACAGTACGAGATTACAACGACATGATCTGCGGCGTTTGTGGAGTCGCTCCGAAGATTGAGATTTCTCAGAGGGATACGAGCAACGTCCTGGAGCTCAAGAGTGTGGAG TTTACGTGGCCCACGTTTTTAGCTCCAGATGAGGTTCTTGTGGATGATTTCTGGCTGACCATGGAGAGTGAGGCCATAGAGCAGGCAGCTTTCCCCGCTGACATCCCGATCACACGCGTGGATGCTTCCATCATCGCTCCCTTCATCCCACCGCTGATGAGGAACCTAACAGTCATCAACACAGAGAAGGACAAGCTTCTGTCCCAAACGGAGCAGCCGTCAG GAGATCCGTCAGTGTTGGTCCGTCTCATTCATGATGGTCTACTGAGACTAGACAAGATTGAGGATCATAATGAAGACGAGCTGAGAGGGATTCTGGAGCGCTGTGGGATCAGCGTCTCACCGGGCTGCACCAAG AAAGAGCTGCTGGCTTCTCTCGTCAACTTCTACACGCGTGTGTATTCTGGCCTCCCCTCGGCTGCACAGCCGTCCTCCCATCTCACTGCTGGCAAACTGTCCAAGGTCTGCCCTCACAAG GTGGTATCTTCCTCCAAGTATTTAGTGCGAGGAGAAACGGCCCGTGACCACGTTGACCTGCTGCTGTCGTCCCGGTTCTGGCCTCCAGTCTACGTCTGTGACTGTGCTCATGAGGTAGCTCTCTGCACCGACTTACAGTACCCAAATATGGCAACCCAGATGTGGGGCAGGAACCAGGGGAGCTTCTGTGACCCGTTTGAAAAGCCAGAG TGTGTATcatgtgaggagctgcaggagcagacaTACCATACTGACCTCTCATTGTCGTTGGAGAGTCAGCAGACGCACCCCATCACCAAATCTTCCTCATGTTGGACGGTTCATCCCCCTCCCGGAGCAAACCAGAAGCTTCCTCCTGCAGAGCACCACTCCATGGCCCTGTGCAGACAGCTGGAGCCGTACATCCATGCAGTGTCTGAGGCTGTGACAGCAAAAGTGGAGGAAAATGCGACGGCTGAAAAAGACAAGCCAAACCAAATCCTTTTCAACAACCCGGCGTATTACTATCTTTACAACCGGCTGGTGGACTACCTCAGCAGTAAAGATATTGTCAGCCAGCAAATTACCCATGTACTGAAAGCCTGCCAGCCTGGAGAGGTGGTGATCAGAGACTCTTTGTACCGACTGGGCGTGGCACAGATCAACACAAAGGAAGAAGTAAAGGGGATGGAGGGGCAGACTGAGGAGGAAGGCTCCGAGACTCATGAAGGTTGTTCTGGATGA
- the hmgxb3 gene encoding HMG domain-containing protein 3 isoform X3, which yields MEAMDKMEVSEVVEVTEEVTSTQTKGTTPKKRTSTHQEVNVEKPKKPRSAYLLYYFDIHQIMQLESPNLPQSEVNKRISEGWKRLSVSERSYYLEKAKMEKDGVESLSQSSCKHLPGFRKILPRATCFLLPNGNSLTHQPGGGLSVKSENVPEACSPSTSVTSEVQFLSPEVELTEHHIVTEEATEETAAGFADFTVGGVALKGNEAQLMDSCYNQGEATQVVTVLPTQKLLEPKCLEDAGSVHPVMMISVGTKSEQTVKPIESMSVKTYTRRGRGRCPNPGCSFVYVTRHKPSACPECGSFLGGKWTPAVGRAGEHQPEKSSKGADQEGSAYAGRTKTSGNSEESKSQRSSKKQPSTESPPGGSSTELQTQMQKVKARPKVPIPPRQNRSSSIVQKRPVRPILPAPYNTGGTLIQIFTVPADKGKFHDKSSLATAPQDNLSGLKPSTLKQLGQPVPPTTANQNSAGKRQLVSSLKDGGLNILSVVPLEPRTVSSFDLGLSTARGRGRCRNPACDYMYKNRHKPAKCPKCDCELTQKKSKAKKSETLLDPYKPLTPGQIEIQRQNTVQLLRTSLQIPESDSDLQETLSLIEELNDLKVILLERGNGEDGTDTKTLLESGWPQMYESAATHCGLCNYPLFKGGKRTIAESEDCWLLTDKLLQAVTLHVKVCLNPQCLALHSFTDLHPGLFNVGNRLLVSINLFLKIRNSLKQGQSPSQAAATALDHNPNHTIHNLCLEDSSQIQELLLSGYWAFESLTVRDYNDMICGVCGVAPKIEISQRDTSNVLELKSVEFTWPTFLAPDEVLVDDFWLTMESEAIEQAAFPADIPITRVDASIIAPFIPPLMRNLTVINTEKDKLLSQTEQPSGDPSVLVRLIHDGLLRLDKIEDHNEDELRGILERCGISVSPGCTKKELLASLVNFYTRVYSGLPSAAQPSSHLTAGKLSKVCPHKVVSSSKYLVRGETARDHVDLLLSSRFWPPVYVCDCAHEVALCTDLQYPNMATQMWGRNQGSFCDPFEKPECVSCEELQEQTYHTDLSLSLESQQTHPITKSSSCWTVHPPPGANQKLPPAEHHSMALCRQLEPYIHAVSEAVTAKVEENATAEKDKPNQILFNNPAYYYLYNRLVDYLSSKDIVSQQITHVLKACQPGEVVIRDSLYRLGVAQINTKEEVKGMEGQTEEEGSETHEGCSG from the exons TTATCTCAGAGTTCCTGTAAACATCTACCAGGCTTTCGCAAAATCCTACCCAGAGCCACTTGCTTTCTGTTACCCAACGGCAATTCCTTAACTCATCAGCCAGGAGGCGGTCTGTCAGTTAAATCGGAGAATGTTCCTGAAGCCTGCTCGCCCTCCACCTCTGTCACCTCAGAGGTCCAGTTTCTATCTCCGGAGGTGGAACTAACTGAGCATCACATTGTCACTGAAGAGGCTACAGAGGAAACCGCTGCA GGCTTTGCTGACttcacagtgggtggagtggcCCTCAAAGGAAATGAGGCCCAGCTTATGGACAGCTGCTACAACCAGGGGGAAGCTACACAGGTGGTCACAGTCCTACCCACACAG aaactccTGGAGCCCAAGTGTTTAGAAGATGCTGGTTCTGTGCATCCAGTGATGATGATCTCAGTAGGAACCAAATCAGAGCAGACAGTCAAGCCAATAGAGTCGATG tCTGTGAAGACATACACCAGGAGAGGTCGAGGGAGGTGTCCAAACCCGGGCTGCTCGTTCGTGTACGTCACCCGTCACAAGCCTTCCGCGTGTCCTGAATGTGGGAGCTTTTTAGGTGGAAAGTGGACGCCTGCT gtgGGTCGTGCAGGTGAACATCAGCCCGAGAAGAGCAGCAAAGGAGCGGATCAGGAAGGGAGCGCTTATGCCGGCAGAACCAAAACCAGCGGGAACAGTGAGGAAAGCAAAAGTCAGCGGAGCTCCAAAAAACAACCCTCAACCGAATCGCCACCAGGGGGCAGCAGCACTGAGCtccagactcaaatgca AAAAGTGAAAGCCAGGCCCAAAGTCCCGATTCCTCCCAGACAGAACAGGAGCTCCTCTATTGTGCAGAAGCGACCAGTCAGACCCATCCTCCCCGCTCCTTATAACACAG GTGGGACTCTGATTCAGATCTTTACTGTTCCCGCAGACAAAGGAAAGTTTCACGATAAATCGTCACTTG CAACAGCTCCTCAAGATAACCTCTCGGGCCTCAAACCCAGCACTCTGAAGCAGCTCGGCCAGCCAGTTCCACCAACCACAGCTAACCAG AACTCAGCAGGCAAAAGGCAGCTTGTGTCTTCGCTGAAGGACGGAGGACTGAACATCTTGTCCGTCGTGCCTTTGGAACCACGCACAGTTTCAAGCTTC GACCTGGGTCTGTCCACAGCTCGAGGCAGAGGTCGCTGTAGGAATCCAGCGTGTGATTATATGTATAAGAACAGACACAAACCTGCAAAGTGTCCAAAGTGTGACTGTGAGCTGacacagaagaaaagcaaagcgAAAAAG TCTGAGACTTTGCTGGACCCATATAAGCCCCTGACCCCTGGCCAGATAGAAATCCAGCGACAAAATACCGTGCAGCTCCTGCGTACCTCCCTTCAAATTCCTGAGAGTGACTCTGACCTTCAGGAAACACTTTCCCTCATTGAGGAGCTGAATGATCTGAAGGTTATCTTGCTAGAAAGGGGTAACGGGGAGGATGGTACAGACACTAAAACCCTGCTGGAGTCCGGCTGGCCTCAAATGTATGAGTCAGCAGCGACTCACTGTGGTCTGTGTAACTACCCCCTTTTCAAAGGAGGAAAGAG AACCATCGCAGAGTCGGAGGACTGCTGGCTGCTCACGGATAAACTGCTGCAGGCCGTCACTCTGCACGTCAAAGTGTGTCTCAACCCGCAGTGTTTGGCCCTGCACAGCTTCACAGACCTGCATCCCG GTTTATTTAACGTTGGAAACAGACTACTTGTAAGTATAAACCTGTTCCTGAAGATTAGGAATAGCCTGAAGCAGGGCCAGTCCCCCTCTCAGGCGGCTGCAACAGCATTGGACCACAACCCAAATCATACCA TTCACAACTTGTGCCTGGAAGACTCTTCTCAAATTCAAGAGCTTCTCCTGAGTGGATACTGGGCCTTTGAGAGTCTCACAGTACGAGATTACAACGACATGATCTGCGGCGTTTGTGGAGTCGCTCCGAAGATTGAGATTTCTCAGAGGGATACGAGCAACGTCCTGGAGCTCAAGAGTGTGGAG TTTACGTGGCCCACGTTTTTAGCTCCAGATGAGGTTCTTGTGGATGATTTCTGGCTGACCATGGAGAGTGAGGCCATAGAGCAGGCAGCTTTCCCCGCTGACATCCCGATCACACGCGTGGATGCTTCCATCATCGCTCCCTTCATCCCACCGCTGATGAGGAACCTAACAGTCATCAACACAGAGAAGGACAAGCTTCTGTCCCAAACGGAGCAGCCGTCAG GAGATCCGTCAGTGTTGGTCCGTCTCATTCATGATGGTCTACTGAGACTAGACAAGATTGAGGATCATAATGAAGACGAGCTGAGAGGGATTCTGGAGCGCTGTGGGATCAGCGTCTCACCGGGCTGCACCAAG AAAGAGCTGCTGGCTTCTCTCGTCAACTTCTACACGCGTGTGTATTCTGGCCTCCCCTCGGCTGCACAGCCGTCCTCCCATCTCACTGCTGGCAAACTGTCCAAGGTCTGCCCTCACAAG GTGGTATCTTCCTCCAAGTATTTAGTGCGAGGAGAAACGGCCCGTGACCACGTTGACCTGCTGCTGTCGTCCCGGTTCTGGCCTCCAGTCTACGTCTGTGACTGTGCTCATGAGGTAGCTCTCTGCACCGACTTACAGTACCCAAATATGGCAACCCAGATGTGGGGCAGGAACCAGGGGAGCTTCTGTGACCCGTTTGAAAAGCCAGAG TGTGTATcatgtgaggagctgcaggagcagacaTACCATACTGACCTCTCATTGTCGTTGGAGAGTCAGCAGACGCACCCCATCACCAAATCTTCCTCATGTTGGACGGTTCATCCCCCTCCCGGAGCAAACCAGAAGCTTCCTCCTGCAGAGCACCACTCCATGGCCCTGTGCAGACAGCTGGAGCCGTACATCCATGCAGTGTCTGAGGCTGTGACAGCAAAAGTGGAGGAAAATGCGACGGCTGAAAAAGACAAGCCAAACCAAATCCTTTTCAACAACCCGGCGTATTACTATCTTTACAACCGGCTGGTGGACTACCTCAGCAGTAAAGATATTGTCAGCCAGCAAATTACCCATGTACTGAAAGCCTGCCAGCCTGGAGAGGTGGTGATCAGAGACTCTTTGTACCGACTGGGCGTGGCACAGATCAACACAAAGGAAGAAGTAAAGGGGATGGAGGGGCAGACTGAGGAGGAAGGCTCCGAGACTCATGAAGGTTGTTCTGGATGA